The sequence atccatataaaggcgtcttaggcataaattttTGGGAtttaaacccaacatattatcatctctattgataatattgttcttgggggataaattttaaacataaatagttccaaactaattatttttcctcaaatccataATTATATCATTGATAGAGAGATTCTTAATTTATACAACCCGTGAAAATAATACATTGTCATGTGCTTTCGAGTTGTATCAATCACAATTCACAACAAAGGAATATATCTAGCAAAGTGCTCATATATACAATCCTTGAAACCACACAACGATATTATGCCACACAACGATAAATCACACAACACTGATATTATACCACAAGCTGGGTTATACTTTTAAATCCTTGAAACCAACTTTTGCAAAAGGTATTTTCATACTGCAGGTATCGTTATCAAATCATTGCGTGAgttcatatatttttctttttataatttctaGTCAATCACAAAGTGGCCATGTGACActattttctatcatatttttaaGGCTTAAGTTGCTGCCAGTGGCACGAGAACaccaataacaaaaaaataatttacaataaatttaCTTCTTATCACAATacacaaataatataaaaaattactaacattgaaattacctttagatttataatcccactatcattttttttttttccagtttccATGCAAACTTAAATAGTGGATGCAAAAGCACtataaataaacttaaaaattgacGGCTGCCAAAGCATGTAAATAAACTTTGAATATCAACTAGAGCCAACCTTTtaatattgttaatattttattcttgtgAGTGGTCATCATTCTCACTATTTATTAACTGCATATCTTaccttaattttgtgttttaccTCTTTGTAGTAAGCAGTGGACGAAAATCTTTCGGTGGAGCACGCAGTGGACAAAAGTATTTGGTGGTGGCTAGTGATCAATTTCTCAGTTGGTTAGAGCGTCGTATtaataacgtgttatgaaacAATAAAGACCAAGaggaagagtagagagaatagagacagtaattcttatttcttctcttaagatgaattacaatgaaacaaaacccctttatttataggggaaaactaaccttgggtttataacttttccataaatagacatacaccatatatgataaagtaagtattcactatatatggtaaagtaaacattcactatatatgatatatttataacactcccaatattataattttctttatattagtCATATGTAGTTTTAGTTTACTACAAATTATATATGTTGCTAACTATTTATTTAAGTGCAGAACTATAGAAACAAAGATTACTTCTCGAAGAATAACGAATGAAAAAAAATGTGGTGATGAGTTATCGTATCTTTTTTAAGTACAGTTTTTATCTTAaaagttttatattattttttaaaaaagttactaCTTAATACTATAACATacacataataatttattttcttataaaaatttaCTATTAATTTATGCGAGACCCACATGCAAAGCACGTACATTttactagtatatatatgtgtgcgtataaataaataaatatatatatatatatagggacgTGAGACATATTTAgtctaagtatttttttttttcgaaattattctattttttaaaggatttagaatcaaaatattattttaaatttaaatatagaaaCAATCTTTATGTtgcaatttaaatttaaattaactgCTTTGAAATTAACAAAttacatttctttatttttatatagttttcttctctactttctttatattttatgttttaaattgttatCTTTGAATTATacatttatctttaaaaatagacatatagaaaaatcataaaaacgttttttttatattttatttaatatttaaataaattatatttagatatttttaagaACATTTAAATTCTAAAAGATATGAGTAATtctaaaagagataagtttaaGAAAGAGTAAAAGTCTATTTATAACTCTTCAGCCATTTAATATGTTTTataacttttaaatttaaaaaaaaaaaagtttatgaaagagtaaaaatatatCTATAACTCTtcacaattcaaatttttaacttgttgataaacttaaattcaaaatgaaaatgaaaatacaataatCTTAGATGGAACATAAATGTCCTATTACCAATAGTTTCTCTGCATTTATCTTTCAAGTTTCTCGGGTTTAAAATCGTccctttttttcaattaaataaattaaaattaaatttaaaatatgcaTTTGCATAACTAcagatttaatttttatatatatgtttgtagaTTGAGGGACATGGGGCATATTtagcctaatttttttttttttgaaattagtcTACTTTTTTAGTGATTTAGAATgcaacaaaatattattttaaattaaaatacagAAAGAATTTTTATGTtgcaatttaaatttaaattaacggcttcaaattaacaaactacGTTTCTCTATTTATGTATAATTTCCTTCTCcacttactttatattttatgttttaaattgttatCTTTGAATTATacatttatctttaaaattaggcatttataaatattataaaaatatatttttttattttttatttaatacttaaataaattatattcaaatgtctttagaatatttaaattttaaaaaagatacgTGTATAAAAGAGTAAAAGtctatttagaactcttcaatcaTTAAATATGTTTtacaacatttaaattttaaacgaGATAAAGTTTATGAAAGAATAAAAGTATATGTATAACTCGTAAACCATGACAATCTATTTTTAAgctagtaaaaaaaaattaagaaaggataatattttttcaaattcagatatttaatatcctttagttcaatttttttttttattacaacaCTATTAAACTTGTCCGAATAAGCGGCATGTGACTTCTCAACAAGTTGCCACGTAGCTTCTTCTGGTGGTTCGTCCTCTcctttatataatatatatagatagatacaACAATAGTCATATTTTAGAATTATATTTCTCCCCCactagttaaatttatttatatttaccTCACTCATTAAATTCCATTTGTAGCCATAAAAAGTCCTGCGCCATGGTCTCTTGTTGAACGAAAGACCAACTCCATGGACTCATAAGTATTTGATAGATTGGAAGCACTCGAATGCTAAAGAaacaaaaagctattttgggaCGTGCGGTGTTTCAGATTGAGGTGAGTTAACACAAAAGCATGACTCAGTATATTGTCATTTGACGAACAAAATGCCAAGAGAGAGATATGTCGTCTTAAAAGTGAGTAAACGTTCCTAATAGTGCAGGAATTCAAATTTTCATGATGATAGATTATATTAGTAGCATCTACATAATACCTTTAAATTGTAAATAGACAAAGTTTATAGTAAAATGAAATGTGAGTCACAATTAGCTTCTCCAATTCTCTTAATGTAATTCTCTTAACCAAATAACCAGCTCCAAACTCTTCTTGAGCTGACCTTGGAGGAGTTTTTACGTGACACATTACTTGTCCGGACATTTGATTCTGAAACAGCTGGAGGAAAACTAGAAAGTTTACCAGTGCTGAATATGTCCCTTAACAAATTATAATGGAAAAGCCCTTTGTTTCTAAACAGCTTCTCACCACCATGGATCTGTCAAACCAGAAAATCTATTAAAGTAAAAGAACTTAAAGCATAGTACAAATTAATACTACTATATATGTTTAACAAACTTACCCAGTGAATATCTTCCCACACCTCATCCTTACAAGTTACTTTGTTGTTATTTCGGTTCCATTCATAGCCAGTAATTTGTAACAAATCCATGAACTGCTTTGTCTCAtctctatattttttatacaatGTCTGCACTTGGGTAACACTAGTTTGTGTGCTTGTTCGATGATATAATTTGTGAACAATTCCTTCCCAGTCCAGTTGGTTCACCTCTTTCTTATGAATCACCAATTCTTCATAGAATATTCCGATGAGGAACTCTTTCCATTGCTGCTTCGCCTTGCAGTGTGAACTGGACATCCTTCTATGTATCTAATAACACAAGCAATAAATGATGACTTCGATCGCAACTATGACGTTCATCTAACACAAACGTAAACACAGGTCTTTTTACCCGATTTAGAGGTGGATGGGGATGCTTTCTTAAACTATTAACCAAAGATAGGAGAGCATTAACAGAAAATCAGTGTTGGTTGAGAAAATTGGTATTTGTGGTTGTGTGAAAATGGGTGAAGAAGAAGCGAATGGATTGGAGTAAACCAGTTGTTAGGGCTAAGTTAGTGAAAACTTGTACAAAAATCTTGAAGGAAGCCGAAAGGGATGAGCCTGCTTGGATTAAGGTGGAAACCAGTcattttgaataatgacatgatCTGGACCACGTTAACATCTTAGTAGTATCATATAATTCTCCTTGCCATAGCTGCTAATCGGCTAATGTTGCTTGGCTTGTTTATTTgtaggggtgcggataacttgagtaataaatagatctattatagctctaatgaATCTATTCTTATTTGTGCATagttaacttctctaaacatttttatttttagtatatttatttcaaattctatttttatttttctaactcttatatcactattagattttattttcactttttactagatattttgccatataattttcttatccaTATCTAATGTGGTCATCCCTGAAAGATGCGACTTGGGCAACTAATTGTTTACCAACTAAACACACACATAATTGGGGTGTCATGTGACACCCTCTTAATTTGCACCAACTAATATCTTTCAGATGTTTTCAATTAAGTCAAAACCGGAATAACCTAGTCGTGAATTGCATTTCCTAGAACTAATTGCAAGAAAGTATACAAGAGAAGAGAACCAATGGTTTCATCAATTAACAGTATGCAATTACCCTTGTTTATATAGAACTTAGCTGCTTTTACCGGATAGTCCTTCAGCCTCGGACGAATAAAGATTCAACATAACTTAAAAGCAAGGATCTCATGTAGACAAGTAATAACATCAAGATAACTCTTAGCGCACACCACCTTGGAGACAATGAGCTAGTAATTTCATTCTAGCAAGTTATCATGAAGGCTCTCCTATGTAACCAACTACCGGAAAATAGAAGTTTGTGGTGGTTAGGCAATTTCGCTAAATAATAGTGTAACAGGCGACTGTATTTTGCTGAATAATAGTGTAACAGGTGTCTTTATTTGAACACTACATTTTAACATGAAACGGAAAGGTTGATGTTCATCAAGTTTTTTAATAAATGTTGATCATAGTAAGAACATTTATTTCCAACTAAGAACATTatgaaatacaattaaaaaagaaaagatggAGACTTGTCGAAGTTCATAAAAGTCGAAGTAGGAGATGGATACTTTTCCCGTACCTCTTCACCAAAGTTGTCGCCACTAGACTCAATCTTCTTTTTAGACACAGCAACAGCCTTTCCCTAAAGATGGAAAATAATCAGACAACATGGAAATGCAAGCAACAAATCAGATAAGATACTGAAAAGGCTAATAAGATTATTCAATGAGATAGTGAGAGGACAAATATGAAGTAGTCAAACCTTGTCTGAACCAGAATCAGAATCAGAATCATCTTCATCAGAGTTGGTTTCTTCAAATCTATCACTAgtgtttttcaccttttttggtTGAGCAGCAACCGGTTCCTGTCAAAGAGAAAATCAATTATAGGTCAAGGTGTAACACTATCAAAATATATATCACTATAGCACCAATTTCATCAACTCGGCTGTAAAGGGACAACATTTGCATATACTACTTAACATATGCCCTTACATCATCATCTGAACTGGACTCATTGCTTGATTCTTGCTTTTGATCGGCAGCAACAGGTGCTTTCTTAACAACAGCTTCCTCCTCTGCAGAGCTGCTGTCATGCTCAGAACTAGATCCATCACTTGACTTGTCACTAGATTCTCCCTTTTCAGAGGCAGCAGCAGGCGCCTCATTAACAACAACATTTTCCTCCGCAGAAGTGTTATCATCATCAGAACTAGATCCATCACTTGACTCGTCGCTAGATTCTTCCTTTTCAGAGGCAGCAGCAGACGCTTCATTAACGACAACATTTTCCTCCGCAGAAGTGCTATCATTTTCAGAACTAGATCCATCACCTGACTTGTCGCTGAATTCTTCCATTTCAGAAGCAGCATCCTCTTCCTCCGCAGAGTTGCTATCATCGTCAGAAGTAGATCCATCACTTGACTCATCGCTTGATTCTTCCTTTTTAGAGGTACCAGCAGGCACCTTCTCAACAACAGCATCCTCCTCTGCGGAGTTGCTATCATCGTCAAAACTAGATCCATCACTCGACTCGTCACTCTTAGAAGCTGCAGCAGCGTCATTAACAGAAGGTTTCTTGGCTACAGGTAAGTCTTCGTCAGAACTAGAATCATGATCATTCTTAGTTGAAGTCGCAGCAACCTTCGCCTATACAGCAATAGCAGCAGAGTTAATTACATGATTAGTCAAAATATACTAGATTTATTTAAGAGGTATTACTTCATCATCATCCGAAATATTGGCGAATATTCCATTCTTGGAAAGAGTCAGTTAGTAGGCTGCACATATATAACAAAATCAGAACACTAGCTGATTTTATGCCCACATATGTAAATGCAGTTAGTTAgtgcatgtatgtatatattaccCTCTTTGAACTGTGGCCTTTAAAACTGGTAtcttcttgtttcttctttttatttttctcatgttTTCTCTGCTTCTTTCTCCTCGAAAACATGTCAATTTCATTCTCAGCTTCCCTCTTCCCTGtaaacacatacacacacaaacaccAATTCAAATATTTCCTCTAAAAGCCATATAGAAACAGAGaaaattgttgaagaagaagaagaaacaaagcGAACCTTTCATGATGGATTTGGCCTTGAAAAAACAAATGGACAAGGAAGAAAAACCTTTTAGTTTATTGGCTCCAATGCTTAGAAAAGAAGAATTTATATGAAGAGGAATTGAAACATAATTGGAATATGAAGTGAAAGGTTTCATTAATGGAATAGAAAGTGAAACATCATTGAAATTTCAACTTCTTGTTCTAATCTGACACGATTAACCTTAATTGTGATTAATTTCTTaactaaatttttattaatatttatcatttttgacGTAGCAAGAaaatacaacttttttttttttttttttttgctattctacctttaacattaattttttttttcaaaacagaGAAAATATTACCCAACTCTGTCAATAACCAAACCTCTTTTTCTTAACTCTCAATGCTCCCTTTCTCCCTTGTCACTAATTTTAACagacataattttttttggtgaaatataTCATACGTATGACGTTTATATCATATCACCATAAGTATCAtatttattctaaaagtgagaagCACTAatgttaaaagttgaaaaatcaatttatcaattaaatattgAACAACCATTTTACCATCAATCTAAAAttgtttttataatattttatgtattaaagaataaatttacATTTCAATAAATAGGCAATTTAAATTATtagttactccctccgtttcattttactcgtcctaaattgagatgacataactattaagaaaaataataaatagcatagctagtttaccatagtatccctattaaatgatgtttacattttaatttaaagaaaaaagtaattaatgtaaagggtaaaatatggagagaaaaaattgtcttgtcttgataaataaaaaaggacaaaTAAAATGGAACagcaaattaaaaaatttgaaatgaataaaatgagACGAAAGAAGTAGATCATACTACACAAATTAGTGACCATTAATTGTGTTAGTTCTTTGGAATTCCAGAAATCAGTATGTTTAAAGAATATGGAGAAGGTAACGAGTTGCAAAAAAAGTATTGACCAAATTCATTTGATTTTATATCAGTGGtcattttttcattattcattaatGATGAATTAAAAAGTTCTAAGTACGTGTATGCTTAACTAGATAAATTATTTCCAACTCTAAAAGAGTGTTTGGAAAGCCACCTTGTATGTGATTGAATATAATTACACAATTTGATATGTTTGATAATTACTTGGTCAACAAGTAATTGAGTGTAACTGACAAGATGATTACACTCTCTAATTCACAAGGAAACTGTGTATTGCTAGTAATTACATCATGTAATTATAGGTTGATTATTTTTGTCATGGCCCAATTTCTCATATCATGACGACACCTATAATAATCCACAAGTAGGTAAGTTAATTCATAGTCCCAAATAGCTAGTAGCGTactaataaaaaaaagtgaaagccAAGACTAAGGGCCCGTTTGATCATAaaattttgttcttttctttcaggattttttttcacttttccaaaaatTGTaatgtttggtcatgaaaatttgaaaaattattttggagttggattcaaaaaagtgaaaataactttttgttgttttcacaattttccacttccattttcaactttcattattattatatataacctcaatctttaaatttttacacaaacccctcttataactacaaccaaccaccaagaaaaaaattattatttattttctatgatACAACAACATTTTTAATTGTTACAGATATTttaatctctttttcttcttttaaccaattttttttactaacttaaagtaaaaaataataaatgggaATCTATGACGAAAATAtatcaacttttgttttgaatgaactatattatagaCATATAAGGCCTAGtacattatattatttaaaaatgagaaatttaatatatttttttgtcattctaattttttgtatatgtcatataatgactattatgattttaataaattattaaaatgtaGTCAGTAAAGTCGCATATCAAACATAACGTAACGATCCATATTTACtatacaataatattcaaggaaaatcaTTATTGtcaataaagaaaaggaaaaaaattagcactaatctattcagaaataatttatccataactttttttaaaagatcaaatttaataaaataactaattcaagtgaaagtaatcaagaattttcatcaacaaatttaagaatatataaaatatattatatctatcaatcatatttatcaaaatatattttctctattcaattgattatggttagataaacttatttagctcgtgcttgagatatttctattcaaattttagaagaataacaattataataattagtttgttgttaattattttataaattattttctcaacatttggttgtatgttagtagctAAATttgtagttgagtgattttgataatttttaaaaattgagggCATagaatcatatttaaaaaagatttttcaaaagtttttttttaaaaaaaacatggtcaaacacaactccaattccaactttatctttaactccaactccaaaaaaaagttatttttcatgGTCAAACGACTACTAAATAAAGATGAGAAAGaagataagtaaagaaaaaatattttccccaAAACTTAGTGAGGTTAGTACGCGATTCATTATAAATCAAGAGTACAAAGGTGAACataatgtgtgtgtatatatatttctacttctatctatctatttatctatctatctatctgtctatctatctatctatatatatatatatatattatattactcTTATATATAAGTGAAAAGATTGGGTTACTACTATTTTGTCCTATATCAATGATCCTTCCATAATTACTCTTACAATGAAAGGTTTTTTTAAGCTTGTCATCCACGTATAATACAcatattacttatatatataagagggagtttgGGTGCTGAAGCAGGCAGCAGGTCGACGTACTTGCTTTAGCTGCCTCTTCAATCATGTTTTTACtgtattacccctaattaattagtacaagtcattatgtattagaaaattaatagtatttaatacaaataagtaaaataaacatttctgacatgtctggttcagctgcttcaatcgtaattttttcatatcacccctaattaattattataaatcatctaagtatttaaaaattaatagtatttaataaaaagataaaataaatataaaataatatattaactcttgatgttttaaattagcttGGCATCTTATATAAGGCTCACTCAGGTTAatttcacaagtaattttttatagttattatgttatatcacttttaatacatGTCTGCTTTGcggcttcaatcgtgattttactatatcatccctaattacttattatggttatttaagcatttaaaaaattatattattagtatcctatataagaagtcacaataAGCAGCTGAAGCAAGCTGCTCATGTTCGACATGCTTGTCTCAgctatttcaatcgtgattttactatattagccctaagtaattattataagtcatttacatattaaaaagttaataatatttaattgaaaaactaaaatagatatttatgacttgACTGTTTCAActatttcaattgtaatttttactaaattatccatatttaattattataagtaatttatgcattaaaaaattaataatatttaataaaaaagataaaatagacgtaaaatgataaattattttttgatgt comes from Capsicum annuum cultivar UCD-10X-F1 chromosome 2, UCD10Xv1.1, whole genome shotgun sequence and encodes:
- the LOC107860865 gene encoding nucleolin 2; its protein translation is MKPFTSYSNYVSIPLHINSSFLSIGANKLKGFSSLSICFFKAKSIMKGKREAENEIDMFSRRKKQRKHEKNKKKKQEDTSFKGHSSKRAKVAATSTKNDHDSSSDEDLPVAKKPSVNDAAAASKSDESSDGSSFDDDSNSAEEDAVVEKVPAGTSKKEESSDESSDGSTSDDDSNSAEEEDAASEMEEFSDKSGDGSSSENDSTSAEENVVVNEASAAASEKEESSDESSDGSSSDDDNTSAEENVVVNEAPAAASEKGESSDKSSDGSSSEHDSSSAEEEAVVKKAPVAADQKQESSNESSSDDDEPVAAQPKKVKNTSDRFEETNSDEDDSDSDSGSDKGKAVAVSKKKIESSGDNFGEEIHRRMSSSHCKAKQQWKEFLIGIFYEELVIHKKEVNQLDWEGIVHKLYHRTSTQTSVTQVQTLYKKYRDETKQFMDLLQITGYEWNRNNNKVTCKDEVWEDIHWIHGGEKLFRNKGLFHYNLLRDIFSTGKLSSFPPAVSESNVRTSNVSRKNSSKVSSRRVWSWLFG